A DNA window from Brassica napus cultivar Da-Ae chromosome C1, Da-Ae, whole genome shotgun sequence contains the following coding sequences:
- the LOC106374245 gene encoding transcription factor IBH1-like 1 isoform X1 yields the protein MQPTSSMKEEFLQKWQMGLQIYRPLIDNTSVSERRKAIKLSADVAMASLRRGTTCWSRALIQKTATEDNFLVRQMLSGIKAETLINKKLPKVMCHRKIVRRSKKILRRRKSRSAIEEVAAKARKLVKKKTQGLRNVVPGGEFMSNDVLLIQETLDYIVSLQTQVNVMRSIVDAAEAGSERTAYYLGKLKFAIEDG from the exons atGCAACCCACGAGCTCAATGAAGGAAGAATTCCTACAGAAATGGCAAATGGGCCTTCAGATATACCGTCCTTTGATAGACAACACCAGTGTCTCCGAGAGAAGGAAAGCGATAAAGCTCTCTGCAGACGTTGCAATGGCATCTCTAAGGAGAGGAACAACTTGTTGGAGCCGAGCCCTAATCCAGAAAACTGCCACCGAGGACAATTTCCTCGTACGTCAGATGCTCTCTGGTATCAAAGCGGAAACGTTAATCAACAAGAAGTTGCCTAAGGTTATGTGTCATAGAAAGATAGtgagaagaagcaagaagatcTTGAGGAGGAGGAAATCTAGATCAGCAATCGAAGAGGTCGCAGCAAAAGCTAGGAAGCTCGTCAAGAAAAAGACTCAAGGATTAAGAAACGTTGTCCCCGGTGGAGAGTTTATGAGCAATGACGTCTTGCTCATACAAGAAACCTTAGATTACATTGTCTCGCTTCAGACACAAGTGAATGTCATGAGGAGTATTGTTGATGCTGCTGAGGCCGGAAGTGAAcg GACCGCGTATTATTTGGGGAAACTGAAATTTGCGATCGAGGATGGATAG
- the LOC106374245 gene encoding transcription factor IBH1-like 1 isoform X2, which produces MQPTSSMKEEFLQKWQMGLQIYRPLIDNTSVSERRKAIKLSADVAMASLRRGTTCWSRALIQKTATEDNFLVRQMLSGIKAETLINKKLPKVMCHRKIVRRSKKILRRRKSRSAIEEVAAKARKLVKKKTQGLRNVVPGGEFMSNDVLLIQETLDYIVSLQTQVNVMRSIVDAAEAGSER; this is translated from the coding sequence atGCAACCCACGAGCTCAATGAAGGAAGAATTCCTACAGAAATGGCAAATGGGCCTTCAGATATACCGTCCTTTGATAGACAACACCAGTGTCTCCGAGAGAAGGAAAGCGATAAAGCTCTCTGCAGACGTTGCAATGGCATCTCTAAGGAGAGGAACAACTTGTTGGAGCCGAGCCCTAATCCAGAAAACTGCCACCGAGGACAATTTCCTCGTACGTCAGATGCTCTCTGGTATCAAAGCGGAAACGTTAATCAACAAGAAGTTGCCTAAGGTTATGTGTCATAGAAAGATAGtgagaagaagcaagaagatcTTGAGGAGGAGGAAATCTAGATCAGCAATCGAAGAGGTCGCAGCAAAAGCTAGGAAGCTCGTCAAGAAAAAGACTCAAGGATTAAGAAACGTTGTCCCCGGTGGAGAGTTTATGAGCAATGACGTCTTGCTCATACAAGAAACCTTAGATTACATTGTCTCGCTTCAGACACAAGTGAATGTCATGAGGAGTATTGTTGATGCTGCTGAGGCCGGAAGTGAAcggtaa